The Methylomonas koyamae genome has a segment encoding these proteins:
- a CDS encoding phage tail sheath family protein, whose amino-acid sequence MATYLTPGVYIEELSTGSNSIEMVGSEVAAFLGVAPAANKHLNEAFACNNWQQFVREFTAEDSESTDLARSVYAFFCNGGSRCYVVNVGKGGSVVGDARKRTGLYCLEPIDEIAIVAAPGYTDKTTQEALKTFCETRQDVVAILDAARDAEKNIDALKQVGSEEASDAAAKPADAPAVKGLLPSGSDRGFTALYFPWVVAADPLNPAQKVATPPSGFMAGIYAKTDVHKAPANQVLNGALGLTYMLTHQEQGELNRLGVNCIRSFPTSGIRVWGARTLSSRSEWRYVNVRRLFNSVEESLAKGTLWTVFEPNERILWNSVVRNVSAFLTRLWRSGALKGATPEQAFFVKCDAETNPQEVIDAGQLIIEIGIAPVKPAEFIIFRIGQWAGATPVEPQNAA is encoded by the coding sequence GGCTACCTATCTGACACCGGGCGTTTATATCGAAGAGCTCTCGACCGGATCGAATTCTATCGAAATGGTGGGATCCGAAGTCGCCGCTTTCCTGGGCGTGGCACCCGCCGCCAACAAACACCTGAACGAAGCCTTCGCTTGCAACAACTGGCAACAGTTCGTCCGCGAATTTACCGCCGAGGACAGCGAGAGTACCGACCTGGCCCGGTCGGTTTACGCCTTCTTTTGTAACGGCGGTTCGCGCTGTTATGTGGTCAATGTCGGTAAAGGCGGCTCGGTGGTCGGCGACGCCCGCAAGCGCACCGGCCTTTATTGCCTGGAACCGATCGACGAAATCGCCATCGTCGCCGCGCCCGGTTACACCGACAAAACCACGCAAGAGGCATTGAAAACCTTTTGCGAAACCCGGCAAGACGTAGTGGCCATCCTCGACGCAGCGCGCGATGCCGAAAAGAACATCGACGCGCTGAAACAAGTCGGCAGCGAAGAAGCCAGCGACGCCGCCGCCAAACCGGCCGACGCCCCGGCCGTGAAAGGCCTGTTGCCGAGCGGTTCCGACCGCGGCTTCACCGCACTTTACTTCCCGTGGGTGGTCGCCGCCGACCCATTGAATCCGGCGCAAAAAGTGGCGACGCCGCCGTCCGGCTTCATGGCCGGCATCTACGCCAAAACCGACGTCCACAAAGCCCCGGCCAACCAGGTCTTGAACGGCGCGCTGGGGTTGACCTACATGCTGACCCACCAGGAACAGGGCGAATTGAACCGGCTCGGCGTCAATTGCATCCGCTCGTTTCCAACCTCCGGCATCCGGGTCTGGGGCGCCCGCACCTTGAGTTCGCGCAGCGAGTGGCGCTACGTCAACGTCCGCCGCCTGTTCAACTCGGTCGAGGAATCACTGGCCAAAGGAACGCTATGGACCGTGTTCGAACCCAACGAACGCATTCTGTGGAACTCGGTGGTACGCAACGTTTCGGCCTTTCTGACCCGGTTGTGGCGCAGCGGCGCCTTGAAGGGGGCGACACCGGAACAGGCCTTTTTCGTCAAATGCGACGCCGAAACCAATCCGCAGGAAGTCATCGACGCCGGCCAACTCATCATCGAAATCGGCATCGCGCCGGTCAAGCCGGCCGAATTCATCATCTTCCGCATCGGGCAATGGGCCGGCGCCACGCCGGTAGAACCGCAAAACGCGGCATAG
- a CDS encoding phage tail protein — protein MAEAEIYRNYNFILDWGGQNGAYFTEIDGLSIDVETIDYREGGAAPAVRKLEGRVAYGNVILRWGVSENKDVWNWLMQSMRGKADRREISIILLKPYGQSEEATRWNLHNAWPCKWKGARLESLGQGVAIQTLEIAHEGLEQR, from the coding sequence ATGGCAGAAGCGGAGATTTACCGTAATTACAACTTCATCCTCGACTGGGGCGGCCAGAACGGCGCTTATTTCACCGAAATCGACGGCCTCAGCATCGATGTCGAGACCATCGACTACCGCGAAGGCGGCGCCGCGCCGGCGGTGCGCAAACTGGAAGGCCGGGTCGCCTACGGCAACGTGATACTGCGTTGGGGGGTGTCCGAAAACAAGGATGTGTGGAACTGGCTGATGCAATCGATGCGCGGCAAGGCCGACCGTCGGGAAATATCGATCATTTTGCTGAAACCTTACGGCCAGAGCGAGGAAGCCACCCGCTGGAACCTGCATAACGCCTGGCCTTGCAAATGGAAAGGCGCTCGGCTGGAATCGTTGGGCCAGGGCGTGGCGATCCAGACGCTGGAAATCGCCCACGAAGGCTTGGAACAACGCTAA